atgcaaattgggcttagccaggagtgctgtttgttctgcctgaagttttcactctggtcctcggaccttcctttgaccttccttgtcttttagccaccaccattttggactccttttccctattctacctacctaacatgtcctaagtgatatatatataactaagcAATTTGTGTACATTGTCTAATTGTCACTCACAGGATCTGTTTATTGATTCTCTTAAGCTTGAGTGAGAGCTGTGACAGGTAGGTGGGAAAAACAGTGCAAGTTGTTTTTCAAACAAATGCCAGCAGAGTGTGTGTGTAGGAGTCTCCCTTTTGAATACTCAGTTGACCTAGTAAAGTCTTTGGTACTTGGCTGATTATTTCTGATCATTCCCTGCACCCTTTaatctcttcatgggattttgcTGAGCTTCTTGTGCCTTTATGGGAATGGGAACTTAGATTCAGTCCTATGCCTGAACTGAATGGGAACTTACAGAATTTCCATCTGCAGCTTCAACTAGAGAGAATTTCATAACTTTTTCACTATCAGGCTCAAAACAGTGGTGACAGCAATCTCATGGAGCCACTCACCTTTCAAAAAGGTTTTGTACTCTAGTTCTTACTGCTTCTTTCTTGTGTGTTGCTTTGATGCCATTTTCTATTACCACAGTTGATACAAGCTTGGGTGAATGCCAGTGCTCTCCTATGAGGCAGAGCCCCAACAAATCCCTTGGTATTGACTGTAGAAACCATGAGAAGTTAAAAATGTTCATGGAATATACCTGATGTCATGAATCATGAAAACATGTGACATCTGGATGGAGATGTAGAAAGGATCTAGCCCCTCTCTTGCACAAAGAAAATCCAAGatacagagaaagaaatcagATATTTGGCCACACATTTGCAGACTTGAGGCAGAATCCAATCTATCTCAACTCCTCCTTTTAGAGCCAAAGATATTGTGTTTAATCTCAATAAAATTCCATGTCATTAAGAAGTTGCCAGACATATACATTCATGGATATCCTGAACATCATCCATGAATTTAACCTTTGGGCCTTTCTATGTACTACTTTCTCTCCTTGAAACATATTGCTCAATCTGCCACATGTAAAATTCCTACTTGGTATttgaaaaacaggcaaaaacaaGGACCTCTCAGGTGCAACAGTTTCTTgcaatgtgtatgtgtgctcagtcttgtttgactctttgcgactctatggactgcagcctgccaggttcctctgtacatggaattttccaggtaagaatactggagtggttttcacttcctactccaagggtcgttcctgacccagggatcaaccctgtgtctcttgcgtctcctgcattggcaggccaattctttaccactgcgccaactgggaagcccttgtaataTACGCACTTCTATAAGTTCTTTCCTGATCAATTGGAAATAACTTGCAAAACACTCAGCTTTTAAACAAGTTTTCTTTTAgagaactttcacttttctcctttctttgtcattatttgcatatattattcaCCAGGGAGAACAACTCCCAAGTCAATTCACCCTTTAATCTTCAGCAGTATCAAGCACACTGCTTTGTGTAAGAAATATATCCATAAGTGTATGCTAAAAAAGTAATGGAAGGGCAAATGAACTTGCAAAATTCACAGACCCATAAGTGGAAATTGGAGAGTGTTAGGTAGTCTTCACCTGCTATCTTATctgattcttttctctgtgtctccataACAACTGGTGAAGATTATGGGAAGGGACAATGACAGCTACCACCAGGCATTCATCTTGGTGGGCTTTTCTGACCGGCCTCAACTGGAAATAATTCTCTTTGCTTTTATCTTGATCTTCTACATCCTGACTCTAGTAGGCAACACAGCCATCATTCTCTTGTCTATCGTGGACTCCAGGctccacacacccatgtacttctttctTGGGAACCTATCTTTCTTGGACCTCTGCTTTACAACGAGCATTGTTCCCCAGCTGCTGTGGAACCTTTGGGGTCCAGAGAAGACTATCACATACCATGGCTGTGTGGCCCAACTCTATATCTATATGGTGTTGGGCTCAACTGAGTGTGTTCTCCTAGCTGTCATGTCCTACGACCGCTACATGGCTGTCTGCCGGCCACTGCACTACACTGTGGGCATGCACTCACATCTCTGCCTGCAACTGGTGGCTGTGGCCTGGTGCTGTGGCTTTCTAAACTCCTTTGTTATGTGT
The nucleotide sequence above comes from Bos indicus isolate NIAB-ARS_2022 breed Sahiwal x Tharparkar chromosome 7, NIAB-ARS_B.indTharparkar_mat_pri_1.0, whole genome shotgun sequence. Encoded proteins:
- the LOC109561010 gene encoding putative olfactory receptor 2W6, giving the protein MGRDNDSYHQAFILVGFSDRPQLEIILFAFILIFYILTLVGNTAIILLSIVDSRLHTPMYFFLGNLSFLDLCFTTSIVPQLLWNLWGPEKTITYHGCVAQLYIYMVLGSTECVLLAVMSYDRYMAVCRPLHYTVGMHSHLCLQLVAVAWCCGFLNSFVMCPQTMHLSRCGRREVDHFLCEMPALIAMSCEDTMLVEALAFVLGVALLLVPLSLILISYGMITAAVLRIKSAAGHKKAFNTCSSHLTVVILFYGTIIYMYLQPANSYSQDQGKFLTLFYTIVTPSVNPLIYTLRNKDVKGAMRKLLGWEKENKET